A region from the Silene latifolia isolate original U9 population chromosome 7, ASM4854445v1, whole genome shotgun sequence genome encodes:
- the LOC141590210 gene encoding uncharacterized protein LOC141590210 — MEDMVVLDEKYAVGLQCFQVKIFFPIVHEKHFFVYVVDLVRKRFVILDNSLSDEDAIKKYGVSPLLTIDAFGRFLGENPKTSDSSNIVLAMDPIVAKLSWRNNYNVDDCGIYTMRHMETFMGLISWKCGLMKNDRSVLKVLRYKYLCTLLMFEHNDCHETVADHAKKGHFSKASDYI; from the exons ATGGAAGATATGGTTGTGTTAGATGAGAAATACGCGGTTGGTTTGCAATGTTTCCAGGTGAAGA tttttttcccaattgtacacgagaaacactttttcgtatacgtggttgacctggtgaggaagcgtttcgtcattcttgacaactcactctcagatgaagatgccatcaagaaatatggtgtatctccacTGTTAACA ATTGATGCTTTTGGAAGGTTTTTGGGTGAGAACCCAAAAACTTCTGACTCTAGCAACATTGTGTTGGCTATGGATCCCATTGTTGCAAAGCTTAGTTGGAGAAATAACTACAATGTTGATGACTGTGGTatatacacaatgagacacatggaaacatttatgggattaatctcttggaaatgtggcctgatgaaaaatgat CGGAGCGTGCTTAAAGTGTTACGATACAAATATCTATGCACATTACTTATGTTCGAGCACAACGATTGCCATGAAACTGTTGCTGATCATGCGAAGAAGGGTCATTTCTCTAAAGCTAGTGATTACATTTAA